A genome region from Aliivibrio salmonicida LFI1238 includes the following:
- the tnpA gene encoding IS66 family insertion sequence element accessory protein TnpA gives MQKDKKRTPEQWHALFESQQSSKLSAAEFCRNHNILPKTFSARKARWKQKINASTFLKVEALTSTIIATPQLPDIQLSIGKLRLTLPATEPHWIGLLLKGYQS, from the coding sequence ATGCAAAAAGATAAAAAGAGAACACCAGAGCAATGGCACGCTCTATTTGAATCTCAGCAATCTAGCAAGCTTAGTGCCGCTGAATTTTGTCGTAACCATAATATTCTGCCAAAGACATTTAGTGCACGTAAAGCACGATGGAAACAAAAGATTAACGCTTCTACTTTCTTGAAAGTAGAAGCGTTAACATCAACTATCATCGCCACTCCACAATTACCAGATATTCAACTTTCTATCGGAAAATTGCGATTAACATTGCCAGCTACTGAACCTCACTGGATAGGACTCTTATTAAAAGGGTATCAATCATGA
- the tnpB gene encoding IS66 family insertion sequence element accessory protein TnpB (TnpB, as the term is used for proteins encoded by IS66 family insertion elements, is considered an accessory protein, since TnpC, encoded by a neighboring gene, is a DDE family transposase.), with protein sequence MNVFTDVSTIYLHRDFVDFRKAINGLVVIVEQEMQLSPFSDALFIFCNKPRDKLKILYWDKTGFALWYKRLDEDRFKWPRNINNDTLALSEQQLTLLLQGFDILGHQPVHYQTTL encoded by the coding sequence ATGAATGTATTTACTGATGTTTCCACCATTTATCTTCATCGTGATTTTGTCGATTTTCGCAAGGCCATTAATGGCCTTGTCGTGATTGTTGAGCAAGAAATGCAACTATCACCGTTTAGTGATGCTCTATTTATATTTTGCAATAAGCCTCGTGATAAACTCAAAATATTGTATTGGGATAAAACAGGATTCGCTTTATGGTACAAGCGATTAGATGAAGACCGCTTCAAATGGCCACGAAATATAAATAACGATACGTTAGCATTATCAGAGCAGCAACTGACACTGCTATTACAAGGTTTTGATATCTTAGGACATCAACCGGTACATTATCAAACAACCCTTTAA
- a CDS encoding IS66-like element ISVsa2 family transposase, translating to MTDKIKPLPDTIDELKALVLQLENKYNRLLEQFRLAQHQRFGKSSESDSTQFDLFNETEEEIIIENDDTQTITYTRQKPKRQRLPEDLPRTVIIHDIKDKTCKCCGLEMHAMGKDISEKLEFVPAKVEVIQHVRPKYACRNCEKNNTSVDIKQAPMPASPIPKGIATASLLAQIITAKFQYSLPLYRQETLFQQWGIIIGRRTMADWLIKCSVLFTPLNNELHRILLEQPTLHCDETTVNVLDVEKAKCYMWVYCSGYDSPGSGVLPGIVLYDYQSSRHGYHPVNFLKGYNGYLHTDGYQGYEQTEAMLVGCWAHARRRFIEAQRVQVKGKTGSADWVLSKIQKLYRIESLLKEASPEAKYVARQTEARDLLKELRDWLDSAVSRVSPKTKLGEAISYTLNQWDKLVRYIDDGLLSIDNNRAERAVKPFVIGRKNWLFSGSTAGADSSAMLYSIVETAKANGLIPYDYIRYCLDRLCVGSPDIDSLLPWNVKDKV from the coding sequence ATGACTGATAAAATAAAACCACTTCCTGATACCATTGACGAGCTGAAAGCACTTGTGCTTCAGCTTGAAAATAAATATAACCGTCTTCTAGAGCAATTTCGACTGGCTCAACATCAGCGCTTTGGTAAAAGCAGTGAATCTGACTCGACTCAATTTGATTTATTCAATGAAACAGAAGAAGAAATCATCATTGAAAATGATGACACACAAACGATTACCTACACTCGTCAAAAGCCAAAACGCCAACGCTTACCTGAAGACTTACCGCGTACTGTTATTATCCACGACATAAAAGATAAAACTTGTAAGTGTTGCGGTCTAGAGATGCATGCGATGGGTAAAGACATCAGTGAAAAGTTGGAATTTGTACCAGCTAAAGTGGAAGTTATTCAACATGTTCGTCCTAAATATGCTTGCCGAAATTGTGAAAAAAACAATACTTCAGTAGACATTAAACAAGCCCCAATGCCAGCGTCACCAATCCCTAAAGGGATTGCGACCGCAAGTTTACTTGCTCAAATTATTACGGCTAAATTTCAATACAGTCTTCCACTTTATCGTCAAGAAACGTTATTTCAGCAATGGGGTATCATTATTGGACGGCGAACGATGGCGGATTGGTTAATAAAATGCTCGGTACTATTTACCCCTCTTAATAACGAGTTACATCGTATTTTGCTTGAACAACCCACTCTGCATTGTGATGAAACAACGGTAAATGTGTTGGATGTTGAAAAAGCAAAATGTTATATGTGGGTCTACTGCTCTGGCTATGATTCTCCAGGCTCTGGTGTTTTGCCTGGAATTGTACTTTATGATTATCAATCTAGCAGGCATGGCTACCATCCAGTTAACTTTTTAAAAGGTTATAACGGGTATTTACATACCGATGGTTACCAAGGTTATGAACAAACTGAAGCGATGTTAGTTGGCTGTTGGGCACACGCACGTCGACGATTTATTGAGGCTCAACGTGTTCAAGTAAAAGGGAAAACAGGGAGTGCAGATTGGGTATTGAGTAAAATCCAAAAGCTATACCGGATCGAATCGTTATTAAAAGAGGCTTCCCCTGAAGCCAAGTATGTTGCTAGGCAGACAGAAGCCCGCGATTTACTTAAAGAGCTCCGTGATTGGCTTGATAGCGCAGTTAGTCGAGTATCACCTAAAACAAAATTAGGTGAGGCGATTAGCTATACATTAAATCAATGGGATAAATTAGTTCGTTATATTGATGATGGATTGTTATCTATTGATAACAATCGAGCAGAGCGAGCGGTTAAACCGTTTGTTATCGGCCGGAAAAACTGGTTATTTTCGGGTTCAACGGCTGGTGCAGATTCAAGTGCAATGCTTTACAGCATTGTAGAAACAGCAAAGGCAAACGGATTAATCCCTTACGATTATATTAGGTATTGTCTAGATCGTTTATGTGTTGGATCGCCAGATATCGATTCACTTTTACCTTGGAATGTAAAAGACAAGGTGTAG
- a CDS encoding IS3-like element ISVsa11 family transposase (programmed frameshift): MTKRIRRLFSTEFKLEAAQLVLDQNHSVAEVAKAMNVGKSTMDKWVRQLKNERLGKSPKESPITPEQIEIRELKKKLARLEEHNSIPKKGYGSVDVRLLEQFALIEKLKQSYSISIICKVFDIHRSSYKYWREHLKEMIAEQVILRSEVRAAHTARNGSAGARSIADILTNKGIKLSRYRASKLMKELEIVSCQIPKHKYNNEVKEHIEIPNKLNRKFAATAPNKVWCGDVTYIWIGSRWAYLAIVMDLFSRKPIGWAMSLSPDSTLTGKALSMAFESRGRPKNVMFHSDQGCHYTSRQFRQLLWRYQIDQSLSRRGNCWDNSPMERFFRSLKSEWISKVGYRNVVEAKINIINYITSYYSTVRPHQYNGGLTPNESERIFWLNSKAVASFT; the protein is encoded by the exons ATGACTAAACGTATAAGACGATTATTTAGCACTGAATTTAAACTAGAAGCAGCTCAGCTGGTTCTTGACCAAAATCACTCTGTCGCTGAAGTAGCTAAAGCAATGAATGTCGGTAAATCAACAATGGATAAATGGGTTCGACAACTAAAAAATGAACGATTAGGAAAATCTCCCAAAGAATCCCCCATAACTCCAGAGCAAATTGAAATTCGGGAATTGAAAAAGAAATTAGCTCGTTTAGAAGAGCATAATTCAATAC CTAAAAAAGGCTACGGCTCTGTTGATGTCAGACTCCTTGAACAATTCGCATTAATCGAAAAACTCAAGCAGAGCTATAGTATTAGCATTATTTGTAAAGTATTCGATATCCATCGAAGTAGTTATAAATATTGGCGAGAGCACCTTAAGGAGATGATCGCAGAGCAGGTCATATTACGGAGTGAGGTTCGAGCTGCGCATACTGCAAGGAATGGCTCCGCCGGGGCAAGAAGCATTGCCGATATTCTGACAAACAAAGGGATTAAACTGAGTCGCTATCGTGCATCTAAGTTAATGAAAGAATTAGAGATAGTCAGTTGCCAAATACCAAAGCATAAATACAATAATGAAGTGAAAGAGCACATTGAGATACCAAACAAACTTAACCGAAAATTTGCAGCTACTGCACCAAACAAAGTTTGGTGTGGTGATGTAACTTATATTTGGATAGGCTCTCGATGGGCTTATTTAGCCATCGTAATGGATTTATTCTCTCGTAAACCGATTGGATGGGCGATGTCATTATCACCTGATAGTACATTGACAGGTAAAGCATTGAGCATGGCCTTTGAATCAAGAGGAAGACCGAAAAATGTGATGTTTCATTCAGATCAAGGTTGTCATTATACTAGCCGACAATTTAGGCAATTATTATGGCGGTATCAAATAGACCAAAGTTTATCTCGTAGAGGAAACTGCTGGGATAATAGTCCAATGGAGCGCTTCTTTCGAAGCTTAAAAAGTGAGTGGATATCGAAAGTCGGATATCGTAATGTTGTGGAAGCAAAAATAAATATAATTAATTACATTACAAGTTATTACAGTACAGTCAGGCCGCATCAATATAACGGAGGACTAACACCTAATGAATCAGAACGGATCTTCTGGTTAAACTCTAAAGCCGTGGCCAGTTTTACTTGA
- a CDS encoding cation:proton antiporter — MSVYNTLCFLAAGAMLIAFFNSKIGKMQTTIAITAGSIMLSLAIIIAGHNGWFHLREIATETLTEINFEDFLLKGILGFLLFAGGLGIKLPHMKDQKWEITVLALGATLFSTFFIGFALWFICGFIGINFDLIYCLLFGALISPTDPIAVLAIVKKMNAPQRISTQIEGESLFNDGFGLVIFVTLFTIAFGNETPTIGSVTSLFFQEAIGGIIYGFVLGLVFHYLISSTNDHSMELLLTIGIPTAGYALADVIHVSGPLSMVVAGIMIGNWTRFIGFSKESEEHLDHFWELVDEFLNGVLFLLIGMSMLLFKFHQEDWILMAISIPLVLTSRYLSVYVSYIGFKRFRTYNPLSVKILTWGGLRGGLALAMALAIPSGIMVIPDKNIDVREIILVMTYSVVVFSILVQGSTITNMIEKAKLLEKNK; from the coding sequence ATGTCCGTCTACAATACGCTCTGTTTTCTTGCTGCTGGAGCAATGTTAATTGCATTCTTCAATAGTAAAATAGGAAAAATGCAAACCACGATTGCCATTACCGCAGGATCAATAATGTTATCTCTTGCGATAATAATTGCGGGCCACAATGGTTGGTTCCACTTAAGAGAAATAGCAACTGAAACATTAACTGAAATAAATTTTGAAGATTTCTTGTTGAAAGGAATATTAGGCTTCTTGCTGTTTGCTGGTGGTTTAGGGATCAAACTCCCACATATGAAAGATCAAAAATGGGAAATAACTGTGTTAGCTCTCGGGGCTACATTATTCTCAACTTTCTTTATAGGTTTTGCTCTGTGGTTTATCTGCGGATTCATAGGTATTAATTTTGACCTTATCTATTGTTTGTTATTTGGCGCTCTTATATCACCAACAGATCCAATAGCTGTTTTAGCTATTGTAAAAAAAATGAATGCTCCACAACGTATTTCAACCCAAATCGAAGGAGAATCTCTTTTTAATGACGGTTTCGGATTAGTTATATTCGTAACTTTATTTACGATTGCTTTCGGTAATGAAACCCCTACGATAGGGAGTGTTACTTCGTTATTCTTCCAAGAAGCCATTGGTGGCATAATTTATGGTTTTGTTTTAGGTCTAGTATTCCATTACCTAATAAGTTCCACGAACGACCATTCGATGGAATTATTATTAACCATTGGTATTCCGACTGCTGGCTACGCTTTAGCTGATGTGATACATGTATCAGGCCCATTATCAATGGTTGTTGCCGGAATAATGATCGGAAACTGGACTCGTTTCATTGGTTTTTCAAAAGAAAGTGAAGAACACTTAGACCATTTTTGGGAATTAGTAGACGAATTTTTAAATGGCGTTTTATTCTTATTAATAGGTATGTCTATGCTGTTATTCAAATTCCACCAAGAAGATTGGATTTTAATGGCTATATCTATACCGTTAGTATTAACTAGTCGATATTTAAGTGTTTATGTTTCTTATATCGGATTTAAGAGATTTAGAACTTACAATCCATTATCCGTTAAGATCTTAACTTGGGGAGGTTTACGTGGTGGTTTAGCATTAGCGATGGCACTTGCTATTCCATCTGGAATTATGGTTATTCCCGACAAAAACATTGATGTAAGAGAGATTATTCTTGTAATGACTTATTCTGTCGTTGTTTTCTCTATTTTAGTTCAAGGGTCAACTATTACTAACATGATCGAAAAAGCAAAATTATTAGAAAAAAATAAGTAA
- the metH gene encoding methionine synthase yields MIKNQIEKQLLERILLIDGGMGTMIQEYKFEENDYRGERFIDWHCDLKGNNDLLVLSNPSVIRDIHLAYLEAGADILETNTFNATTIAMADYDMESLSAEINFEAAKLARKAADEWTLKTPHKPRYVAGVLGPTNRTCTLSPDVNDPGFRNVTFDGLVKAYSESTRALIKGGSDLILIETIFDTLNAKACSFAVESVFEEMGITLPVMISGTITDASGRTLSGQTTEAFYNALRHVKPISFGLNCALGPDELREYVGELSRISECSVSAHPNAGLPNAFGEYDLSPEEMAEHVAEWARSGFLNLIGGCCGTTPEHIRQMAAAVEGVKPRVLPDIPVACRLSGLEPLTISKESLFVNVGERTNVTGSARFKRLIKEELYDEALSVAREQVENGAQIIDINMDEGMLESEACMVRFLNLCASEPEISKVPVMVDSSKWEVIEAGLKCIQGKGIVNSISLKEGKEKFVEQAKLVRRYGAAVIVMAFDEKGQADTRERKIEICTNAYNILVNEVGFPPEDIIFDPNIFAIATGIDEHNNYAVDFIEAVADIKRTLPHAMISGGVSNVSFSFRGNNYVREAIQAVFLYHCFKHGMDMGIVNAGQLEIYDNVPEELREAVEDVVLNRRDDSTERLLDIATAYLEKAVGKVEDKSALEWRTWTVEKRLEHSLVKGITDFIVDDTEEARVNSERPIHVIEGPLMDGMNVVGDLFGEGKMFLPQVVKSARVMKQAVAHLEPFINATKDVGSTNGKILLATVKGDVHDIGKNIVGVVLQCNNYEIIDLGVMVSCEKILKVAKEENVDIIGLSGLITPSLDEMVHVAKEMERQGFTVPLLIGGATTSKAHTAVKIEQNYSQPVVYVNNASRAVGVCTSLLSNELKPAFIEKLDLDYDRVRDQHNRKIPRTKPITLERARANKVDIDWVSYTPPTPMKPGVHIIDDVDIATLRKYIDWTPFFMTWSLMGKYPAILEHDEVGEEAKRLYKDANDLLDRVDTEGLLKARGMCALFPAAGIGDDIEVYSDESRTTVVKVLHNLRQQTAKPKGFNYCLSDYIAPKESGKKDWIGGFAVTGGIGERDLADAYKANGDDYNAIMIQAIADRLAEGFAEYLHEKVRKEIWGYATDENLANDELIREKYQGIRPAPGYPACPEHTEKGALWELMKIEESIGMSLTSSYAMWPGASVSGMYFSHPDSRYFAIAQIQKDQAESYAERKGWDMLEAEKWLGPNLN; encoded by the coding sequence ATGATAAAAAATCAAATCGAAAAACAGCTTTTAGAACGAATTTTATTGATTGATGGTGGTATGGGTACCATGATTCAAGAATATAAATTTGAAGAAAATGATTACCGTGGAGAAAGATTCATTGATTGGCATTGTGATCTAAAAGGAAATAATGATCTATTAGTCTTGTCAAACCCTAGTGTAATTCGTGATATTCATTTGGCCTATTTAGAAGCAGGGGCCGATATTCTTGAAACAAACACTTTTAATGCAACGACGATTGCAATGGCTGACTATGATATGGAAAGCCTAAGTGCAGAAATTAACTTTGAAGCTGCAAAATTAGCTAGAAAAGCAGCCGATGAATGGACTCTCAAAACACCTCATAAACCCCGTTATGTTGCGGGTGTTCTAGGACCAACAAATAGAACCTGTACGCTTTCACCTGATGTTAATGACCCGGGTTTTCGTAATGTCACATTTGATGGATTAGTTAAAGCATATTCTGAATCTACTCGCGCTCTTATTAAAGGTGGATCTGATTTAATTCTTATCGAAACTATTTTTGATACCTTGAATGCGAAGGCCTGTTCATTTGCCGTTGAATCTGTTTTTGAAGAAATGGGAATTACATTACCCGTTATGATCTCGGGAACTATCACGGACGCCTCTGGCCGTACATTATCAGGTCAAACTACAGAAGCTTTCTATAATGCACTCCGTCATGTAAAACCAATCTCATTTGGTCTTAATTGTGCTTTAGGCCCTGACGAGTTGCGTGAATATGTTGGAGAATTATCTCGAATTTCTGAATGCAGTGTTTCGGCTCACCCAAATGCTGGCTTACCTAATGCGTTTGGTGAATATGATCTTTCTCCTGAAGAGATGGCAGAGCACGTAGCTGAATGGGCTCGAAGCGGCTTCTTAAATTTAATCGGGGGTTGTTGTGGTACAACGCCAGAACATATTCGTCAAATGGCTGCGGCAGTTGAAGGTGTGAAGCCTCGCGTTTTACCTGATATTCCTGTTGCTTGTCGTTTGTCTGGTTTAGAGCCTCTAACCATTTCTAAAGAGTCTTTGTTTGTAAATGTTGGTGAAAGAACTAACGTAACGGGTTCTGCTCGTTTTAAACGTTTGATTAAAGAAGAGTTATACGATGAAGCGTTAAGTGTTGCCCGTGAACAAGTTGAAAATGGCGCACAAATTATCGATATAAATATGGATGAAGGAATGTTGGAATCAGAAGCCTGTATGGTTCGCTTCCTTAATCTATGTGCATCTGAGCCTGAAATATCGAAAGTTCCAGTGATGGTCGATTCCTCTAAATGGGAAGTTATCGAGGCTGGCTTAAAGTGTATTCAGGGTAAAGGTATCGTTAACTCTATTTCACTGAAAGAAGGTAAAGAAAAATTTGTAGAACAAGCTAAGTTGGTTCGCCGTTACGGTGCGGCAGTTATTGTGATGGCCTTTGATGAGAAAGGGCAAGCGGATACTCGTGAACGAAAGATCGAGATATGCACCAACGCTTATAATATTTTAGTTAATGAAGTTGGTTTCCCACCTGAAGATATCATTTTTGATCCAAATATCTTTGCTATTGCGACTGGTATTGATGAGCATAATAATTATGCTGTCGATTTCATAGAAGCCGTTGCCGATATTAAAAGAACATTACCTCATGCGATGATCTCAGGTGGTGTTTCTAATGTGTCATTCTCATTCCGTGGAAATAATTACGTTAGAGAGGCAATTCAGGCTGTATTTTTATACCACTGTTTTAAACATGGTATGGATATGGGAATAGTAAATGCTGGTCAGCTGGAAATTTACGATAACGTACCTGAAGAATTACGAGAGGCGGTTGAAGATGTAGTCTTAAATCGAAGAGATGATTCCACAGAACGTTTGCTGGATATTGCTACTGCTTATTTAGAAAAAGCGGTGGGTAAAGTTGAAGATAAATCAGCACTAGAATGGCGTACTTGGACGGTAGAAAAGCGTTTAGAGCATTCTTTAGTTAAAGGTATTACTGACTTTATTGTCGATGATACAGAAGAAGCTCGTGTTAATTCTGAACGCCCAATTCATGTGATTGAAGGTCCATTAATGGATGGGATGAACGTGGTTGGTGATTTGTTTGGTGAAGGAAAGATGTTCCTTCCACAAGTAGTAAAATCAGCTCGTGTAATGAAGCAAGCGGTTGCTCATTTAGAACCCTTTATAAATGCAACAAAAGACGTAGGTTCTACAAATGGGAAAATCTTATTAGCGACAGTTAAAGGTGACGTTCATGATATTGGAAAGAATATCGTAGGTGTCGTACTTCAATGTAATAATTATGAAATTATTGACCTTGGTGTCATGGTGTCATGTGAAAAAATTCTTAAAGTAGCTAAAGAAGAAAACGTCGATATTATTGGTTTATCTGGTTTGATCACCCCTTCTCTTGATGAGATGGTGCATGTTGCTAAAGAGATGGAACGACAAGGATTTACTGTGCCTCTTTTGATCGGTGGGGCAACGACATCGAAAGCGCACACTGCCGTTAAAATAGAACAAAATTACTCACAGCCGGTTGTTTATGTGAATAATGCCTCACGTGCCGTAGGCGTATGTACATCACTTCTTTCTAATGAATTAAAACCTGCATTTATTGAAAAGTTAGATTTAGATTATGACCGAGTGCGAGATCAGCATAATAGAAAAATACCACGTACAAAACCTATTACATTAGAAAGGGCACGAGCTAATAAAGTTGATATCGATTGGGTTAGTTATACTCCACCAACGCCAATGAAACCAGGCGTACATATTATAGATGATGTTGATATAGCAACATTACGTAAATATATCGATTGGACACCATTCTTTATGACTTGGTCTTTAATGGGGAAATACCCTGCGATTTTAGAGCATGATGAAGTTGGCGAAGAAGCGAAACGCTTATATAAAGACGCTAATGATCTTTTAGACCGTGTAGACACTGAAGGGTTATTAAAAGCCCGTGGTATGTGTGCATTATTTCCTGCGGCAGGTATTGGTGATGATATCGAAGTGTATAGCGATGAATCTCGAACAACAGTCGTAAAAGTACTGCATAATTTGCGTCAACAAACGGCAAAACCAAAAGGGTTTAATTACTGCCTATCTGATTATATAGCACCAAAAGAAAGTGGGAAGAAAGATTGGATTGGTGGTTTTGCGGTTACTGGTGGAATCGGTGAACGTGATTTAGCGGATGCATATAAAGCGAATGGTGATGATTATAACGCAATTATGATCCAAGCTATTGCTGATCGTTTAGCGGAAGGTTTTGCTGAATATTTACATGAAAAAGTACGTAAAGAAATTTGGGGTTATGCTACGGACGAAAACCTGGCTAATGATGAGTTGATCCGAGAAAAATATCAAGGTATTAGGCCTGCTCCTGGATATCCTGCATGTCCTGAACATACTGAAAAAGGGGCTCTTTGGGAATTAATGAAGATTGAAGAATCAATTGGCATGTCATTAACATCGAGCTATGCAATGTGGCCTGGCGCTTCAGTATCTGGAATGTATTTTTCTCATCCTGATTCTCGTTATTTTGCTATTGCACAAATACAGAAAGATCAAGCTGAAAGTTACGCTGAACGAAAAGGCTGGGATATGTTAGAAGCAGAGAAATGGTTAGGACCTAACTTAAATTAA